A single window of Vigna unguiculata cultivar IT97K-499-35 chromosome 1, ASM411807v1, whole genome shotgun sequence DNA harbors:
- the LOC114193953 gene encoding uncharacterized protein LOC114193953 yields the protein MKNPLIFLLFLLLTQSLLATSSPLNPIPINLSVADFGATGDGSCYDTAPIQSAINSCPEGGPCHVIFPAPGKYLTATVFLKSGVVLVVEPGATILGGARLEDYPEEFWRWYVVVAENATNVGIRGGGVVDGQAAKFVVREDPRKNVMVSWNQTGACLGDECRPRLIGFIGCNNVEVSNITLNHPAYWCLHLVRSNNISIKDIAINGDFNIPNNDGIDIEDSNNTVITRCHIDTGDDAICPKSSTGPVYNLTVTDCWIRSKSSAIKLGSASWFDFKHFVFDNITIVDSHRGIGFQIRDGGNASDIVFSNINISTRYYDPLWWGRAEPIYVTSCPRDSTSKEASISDVTFINITANSENGIFLSGSKRGLLRNLRFINMDITYRRFTNYTGGLLDYRPGCQELVEHRTAGIMMEYIEGLEVKNVEIRWSNNELEQWNNPLEFRPSTVNNISFLNFSSGLYTDSKLNY from the exons ATGAAGAACCCACTTATCTTCCTCTTGTTCCTACTTCTCACCCAATCCCTTCTCGCCACGTCATCACCGTTAAACCCGATCCCAATCAACCTCTCCGTCGCCGACTTCGGCGCCACCGGCGACGGCAGCTGCTACGATACCGCACCGATCCAGTCGGCCATCAACTCCTGTCCGGAGGGCGGTCCCTGCCACGTAATCTTCCCGGCGCCGGGAAAGTACCTGACGGCCACCGTGTTCCTGAAATCCGGCGTGGTGCTGGTCGTGGAGCCTGGTGCCACCATCCTGGGCGGCGCCAGGCTTGAGGACTACCCGGAGGAGTTCTGGCGGTGGTACGTGGTGGTGGCGGAGAACGCGACGAACGTGGGAATCCGCGGCGGCGGAGTGGTGGACGGTCAGGCTGCGAAGTTCGTAGTGAGGGAAGATCCGAGAAAGAACGTGATGGTTAGTTGGAACCAAACTGGCGCTTGCTTGGGAGATGAATGCAGACCTAGACTCATTGGATTCATTGGTTGCAACAATGTTGAAGTTTCTAACATTACTCTCAACCATCCTGCTTATTGGTG CTTACACTTGGTCCGGAGTAATAACATATCCATTAAAGATATTGCAATTAATGGGGACTTTAACATACCAAACAATGACGGGATTGACATTGAGGACTCAAACAACACAGTAATCACTCGATGCCACATCGATACTGGGGATGATGCAATCTGTCCAAAGTCATCCACAGGTCCTGTTTACAACCTTACAGTCACCGACTGTTGGATTCGATCCAAATCTTCTGCAATTAAACTTGGCAGTGCTAGTTGGTTTGATTTCAAGCATTTTGTGTTTGATAATATCACTATTGTTGATTCTCATAGAGGGATTGGATTCCAGATCCGTGATGGAG GAAATGCAAGTGACATTGTATTCTCAAATATTAATATCAGCACAAGATATTATGACCCGTTATGGTGGGGTAGAGCAGAGCCTATCTATGTCACGAGTTGCCCCCGAGACTCAACCTCAAAGGAGGCTTCAATATCTGATGTAACTTTCATTAACATCACTGCAAATTCTGAAAATGGCATCTTCCTGTCTGGTTCAAAGAGAGGATTGCTTAGAAACTTGAGATTCATCAACATGGACATTACATACAGAAGGTTCACCAATTATACTGGTGGGTTATTGGACTATAGGCCAGGATGCCAAGAGTTAGTTGAACACAGGACTGCGGGCATAATGATGGAGTACATCGAAGGGCTTGAGGttaaaaatgttgaaattaGATGGTCAAACAATGAACTAGAGCAGTGGAATAATCCTTTAGAGTTCAGACCGTCTACTGTGAATAATATATCTTTCCTTAATTTTAGTTCTGGTTTGTATACAGATagcaaattaaattattaa